A stretch of the Ornithodoros turicata isolate Travis chromosome 4, ASM3712646v1, whole genome shotgun sequence genome encodes the following:
- the LOC135392642 gene encoding beta-1,3-galactosyltransferase 1-like, with protein sequence MLFISVPFVAVFPLMNRELVRCKCFFCVIQFLCIAMLVFWQITLEHTAVLHFAYNQNNSLGFASPERAENATVVNPHPYMFIINKPKLCEAPGEVLVVVVVITGSTHFEQRIAIRATWGRASLQQGFKVANFIGLPKDKSIQPLIEAEDSVYGDIIQENFTDTYENGTLKSIMMVRWITEYCSKAKFVLKIDDDVMLNTRNLWAEVTTSLRNFTMTAWGVLAKGQKPFRDPSSKYYLSPSMYKSEVLPDMLFGPAYMFTGDCAPVLYNLSFTVPFLWLEDIYLTGMVAKKAGIRLIGHAGFSNRRKFSIWSMRRRQITSHGYKPLDMLRSLRQFAF encoded by the coding sequence ATGCTGTTCATTTCTGTTCCGTTTGTCGCCGTGTTTCCACTCATGAATCGTGAACTTGTGAGATGTAAGTGTTTTTTCTGTGTGATTCAGTTTTTGTGTATCGCTATGCTCGTCTTCTGGCAGATCACTTTAGAGCACACGGCCGTCTTGCACTTCGCTTACAACCAAAACAATTCACTTGGCTTCGCTTCTCCAGAACGCGCGGAGAACGCGACTGTAGTGAACCCGCACCCTTACATGTTCATCATCAACAAGCCCAAGCTGTGCGAAGCTCCCGGAGAAGTCCTTGTGGTCGTCGTCGTTATCACCGGATCAACGCATTTTGAGCAACGAATCGCCATCCGTGCCACCTGGGGAAGGGCAAGCTTACAACAAGGTTTCAAAGTCGCTAATTTCATTGGACTTCCGAAAGACAAGTCCATCCAGCCCCTTATCGAAGCCGAAGACTCCGTCTACGGGGACATCATCCAAGAGAACTTCACCGACACGTACGAGAACGGCACCCTCAAATCCATCATGATGGTTCGCTGGATAACCGAGTATTGCTCCAAAGCCAAGTTTGTGCTCAAGATAGACGATGACGTGATGTTGAACACCCGGAACTTATGGGCGGAAGTGACGACATCGTTACGAAATTTCACCATGACTGCTTGGGGTGTTCTGGCGAAAGGTCAAAAGCCGTTCCGCGATCCTTCTAGCAAATATTACCTTTCCCCCAGTATGTACAAGAGCGAAGTTCTTCCAGACATGCTATTTGGACCAGCGTACATGTTCACAGGAGACTGTGCCCCTGTGCTGTATAATCTCAGTTTTACGGTGCCTTTCCTTTGGCTCGAAGACATCTACTTAACCGGGATGGTCGCCAAGAAGGCCGGTATACGTTTGATAGGTCATGCTGGTTTTTCTAACAGACGCAAGTTCAGTATTTGGTCCATGAGACGTCGGCAAATAACTAGCCATGGCTACAAGCCGTTGGATATGCTGAGATCATTGAGGCAATTCGCTTTTTAG
- the LOC135392641 gene encoding beta-1,3-galactosyltransferase 1-like, which produces MRPRSMLFISVPFVAVFPLMNRELVRCKCFFCVIQFLCIAMLVFWQITLEHTAVLHFAYNQNNSLGFASPERAENATVVNPHPYMFTINKPKLCEAPGEVLVVVVVITGSTHFEQRIAIRATWGRASLQQGFKVANFIGLPKDKSIQPLIEAEDSVYRDIIQENFTDTYENGTLKSIMMVRWITEYCSKAKFVLKIDDDVMLNTRNLYAEVTTSLRNFTMTAWGVLAKGRKPFRDPFSKYYLSPSMYKSEVLPDMLFGPAYMFTGDCAPVLYNLSFTVPFLWLEDIYLTGMVAKKAGIRLIGHAGFSNRRQFSIWSMRRRQITSHGYKPLDMLRSWMRFAF; this is translated from the coding sequence atgcGACCACGTTCTATGCTGTTCATCTCTGTTCCGTTTGTCGCCGTGTTTCCACTCATGAATCGTGAACTTGTGAGATGTAAGTGTTTTTTCTGTGTGATTCAGTTTTTGTGTATCGCCATGCTCGTCTTCTGGCAGATCACTTTAGAGCACACGGCCGTCTTGCACTTCGCTTACAACCAAAACAATTCACTTGGCTTCGCTTCTCCAGAACGCGCGGAGAACGCGACTGTAGTGAACCCGCACCCTTACATGTTCACCATCAACAAGCCTAAGCTGTGCGAAGCTCCCGGAGAAGTCCTTGTGGTCGTTGTCGTTATCACCGGATCAACGCATTTTGAGCAACGAATCGCCATCCGTGCCACCTGGGGAAGGGCAAGCTTACAACAAGGTTTCAAAGTTGCTAATTTCATTGGACTTCCGAAAGACAAGTCCATCCAGCCCCTTATCGAAGCCGAAGACTCCGTCTACAGGGACATCATCCAAGAGAACTTCACCGACACGTACGAGAACGGCACCCTCAAATCCATCATGATGGTTCGCTGGATAACCGAGTATTGCTCCAAAGCCAAGTTTGTGCTCAAGATAGACGATGACGTGATGTTGAACACCCGGAACTTATATGCGGAAGTGACGACGTCGTTACGAAATTTCACCATGACTGCTTGGGGTGTTCTGGCGAAAGGTCGAAAGCCGTTCCGCGATCCTTTCAGCAAATATTACCTTTCCCCCAGTATGTACAAGAGCGAAGTTCTTCCAGACATGCTATTTGGACCAGCGTACATGTTCACAGGAGACTGTGCCCCTGTGTTGTATAATCTCAGTTTTACGGTGCCTTTCCTTTGGCTCGAAGACATCTACTTAACCGGGATGGTCGCCAAGAAGGCCGGTATACGTTTGATAGGTCATGCTGGTTTTTCTAACAGACGCCAGTTCAGTATTTGGTCCATGAGACGTCGGCAAATAACTAGCCATGGCTACAAGCCGTTGGATATGCTGAGATCATGGATGCGATTCGCTTTTTAG
- the LOC135392640 gene encoding beta-1,3-galactosyltransferase 1-like, translating into MRPRSILLISVPFVAVFPLMNRELVRCKCFFCVIQFLCIAMLVFWQITLEHTAVLHFAYNQNNSLGFASPERAENATVVNPHPYMFIINKPKLCDAPGEVLVVVVVITGSTHFEQRIAIRATWGRASLQQGFKVANFIGLPKDKSIQPLIEAEDSVYRDIIQENFTDTYENGTLKSIMMVRWITEYCSKAKFVLKIDDDVMLNPGNLWAEVTSSLRNFTMTAWGVLAKGRKPFRDPSSKYYLSPSMYKSEVLPDMLFGPAYMFTGDCAPVLYNLSFTVPLLWLEDIYLTGMVAKKAGIRLIGHAGFSNRRKFSIWSMRRRQITSHGYKPLDMLRSLRQFAF; encoded by the coding sequence atgcGACCACGTTCGATACTGCTCATCTCTGTTCCGTTTGTCGCCGTGTTTCCACTCATGAATCGTGAACTTGTGAGATGTAAGTGTTTTTTCTGTGTGATTCAGTTTTTGTGTATCGCTATGCTCGTCTTCTGGCAGATCACTTTAGAGCACACGGCCGTTTTGCACTTCGCTTACAACCAAAACAATTCACTTGGCTTCGCTTCTCCAGAACGCGCGGAGAACGCGACTGTAGTGAACCCGCACCCTTACATGTTCATCATCAACAAGCCTAAGCTGTGCGATGCTCCCGGAGAAGTCCTTGTGGTCGTCGTCGTTATCACTGGATCAACGCATTTTGAGCAACGAATCGCCATCCGTGCCACCTGGGGAAGGGCAAGCTTACAACAAGGTTTCAAAGTCGCTAATTTCATTGGACTTCCGAAGGACAAGTCCATCCAGCCCCTTATCGAAGCCGAAGACTCAGTCTACAGGGACATCATCCAAGAGAACTTCACCGACACGTACGAGAACGGCACCCTCAAATCCATCATGATGGTTCGCTGGATAACCGAGTATTGCTCCAAAGCCAAGTTTGTGCTCAAGATAGACGATGACGTGATGTTGAACCCCGGGAACTTATGGGCGGAAGTGACGTCGTCGTTACGAAATTTCACCATGACTGCTTGGGGTGTTCTGGCGAAAGGTCGAAAGCCGTTCCGCGATCCTTCTAGCAAATATTACCTTTCCCCCAGTATGTACAAGAGCGAAGTTCTTCCAGACATGCTATTTGGACCAGCGTACATGTTCACAGGAGACTGTGCCCCTGTGCTGTATAATCTCAGTTTTACGGTGCCTCTCCTTTGGCTCGAAGACATCTACTTAACCGGGATGGTCGCCAAGAAGGCCGGTATACGTTTGATAGGTCATGCTGGTTTTTCTAACAGACGCAAGTTCAGTATTTGGTCCATGAGACGTCGGCAAATAACTAGCCATGGCTACAAGCCGTTGGATATGCTGAGATCATTGAGGCAATTCGCTTTTTAG